In Chryseobacterium lactis, a single genomic region encodes these proteins:
- a CDS encoding glycosyltransferase family 2 protein, with translation MMNLDQSYSIVIPLYNEEENVSLLIDAIEGIMGGFRYELILVDDFSTDRTVKIIKDIAAFHVVLIELKKNYGQSSALMAGIDYASGDYIITMDGDLQNDPSDIPMMINNINENGYDLVVGKRRKRQDNLLKTFPSKIANFIIRTTTKLNVTDHGCALKIFTRETAKKLDLYGESHRFITLHAYINGARIAEVPIKHRARQFGVSKYGIGRTTKVINDLILLLFNQKYLPKPIYLFGNIGIATFIAGILINTYLFIEKLMGYPIGGRPLLILGILLVFVGIQLFTTGIIIDLLMKTYYESQKKRPFNIRNVSVF, from the coding sequence ATGATGAATCTAGACCAATCCTACTCAATTGTAATTCCACTTTATAACGAAGAAGAGAATGTCTCTTTGCTCATTGATGCTATAGAAGGCATTATGGGAGGTTTCCGTTATGAACTGATCCTTGTTGATGATTTCTCCACTGATAGAACGGTGAAGATCATTAAAGATATTGCCGCTTTTCACGTCGTTTTAATAGAGTTGAAAAAAAATTACGGCCAAAGTTCAGCGTTGATGGCCGGCATAGATTATGCTTCCGGAGATTATATTATTACTATGGACGGAGATCTGCAAAATGATCCGTCTGATATTCCGATGATGATTAATAATATCAATGAAAACGGATATGATCTTGTGGTGGGAAAACGTCGGAAGAGACAAGATAACCTCTTGAAAACTTTTCCTTCCAAAATCGCTAATTTTATTATCAGAACAACGACAAAACTCAATGTCACGGATCATGGATGTGCTTTGAAAATTTTTACCAGAGAAACGGCAAAAAAACTTGATTTATACGGTGAGTCACATCGTTTTATTACCCTTCATGCCTATATTAACGGAGCAAGGATTGCTGAAGTGCCTATCAAACACAGGGCAAGACAATTCGGGGTTTCCAAATATGGGATCGGAAGAACGACCAAAGTCATCAATGACCTGATTTTACTGCTATTTAATCAAAAATATCTTCCGAAGCCCATTTATCTGTTTGGAAATATAGGAATTGCCACTTTTATAGCAGGAATACTGATCAATACTTATTTGTTCATTGAAAAGCTCATGGGATATCCAATCGGTGGAAGGCCTTTACTCATCTTGGGAATTTTGTTGGTTTTTGTAGGAATACAGCTTTTCACAACAGGGATTATTATAGATCTGCTGATGAAAACCTATTACGAATCACAAAAGAAGCGACCGTTTAATATCCGAAATGTATCTGTTTTTTGA
- a CDS encoding ArnT family glycosyltransferase → MKNEKQLFYLLMVAVVVLLFVHLGKLYVDIMEARNFVSAREMVEEGHWIFTTMNGVPRYEKPPFPTWMSAWTGALFGCGNISALRFPAALSSLLLVVYFYKIVNFLSDNRRLATISSLVLITNFLVIYVGRRANWDIYSYSFMIIGIYYFILALKEIRTIPNYLFAGLFFGLSILSKGPVGPYVVLLPFYLGYSIVFGWPKLQNIKGIVLCALFAVFIGFSWYFYIYFSDPDTFLAVMEKEATARGNRDVKPFTRYLSFPVQTGVWIFYSVIGLIYPMLIKRVKQPKIYSLFFYWTLFSLILLSLIPSKKERYLFPMMIPLAATTGYYLQYLFQSFNLKRWELNLNTIIFTVLAIVSLFFSIGVYFLPLETDIMTVLFSITTYLTGIGILYFIYGDRNFQHAFCVVILLVIGTGIFGIPILDEMLSNNKKFKSLVTIKEKIRQENLKLYSYAEYSPEVWFRYQEVIPEIKPGDSLTYPVEKEFYLTMNSNKTELLKPFNQLGWKSVYVGMFDDNEEAPPSKNYSDRKIHYLYKITAYDESRPILLNCNSTL, encoded by the coding sequence ATGAAAAATGAGAAACAACTATTTTATTTATTAATGGTGGCTGTCGTCGTTCTTCTTTTCGTCCATTTAGGAAAATTGTATGTGGATATTATGGAGGCCAGAAACTTTGTTTCTGCAAGAGAAATGGTAGAAGAAGGACATTGGATCTTTACGACGATGAATGGTGTTCCAAGGTACGAGAAGCCACCATTTCCAACCTGGATGAGTGCGTGGACAGGAGCTCTCTTTGGCTGTGGAAATATATCTGCCTTAAGATTTCCGGCAGCACTATCCTCTCTGCTGCTTGTTGTTTACTTTTATAAAATTGTCAATTTTCTTTCTGACAATAGGCGTTTAGCTACTATATCGTCTCTTGTTTTAATTACAAACTTTCTGGTAATTTATGTCGGAAGACGAGCCAACTGGGATATCTATAGCTATAGTTTTATGATTATCGGGATCTATTATTTTATTTTAGCACTGAAAGAAATCAGGACGATACCTAATTATCTGTTTGCAGGGCTATTTTTCGGATTGTCAATACTGAGCAAAGGTCCTGTCGGTCCTTATGTAGTGCTCTTGCCTTTTTATCTGGGATATAGTATTGTTTTTGGATGGCCAAAATTGCAGAACATAAAAGGGATAGTTTTATGTGCTCTTTTTGCCGTCTTTATTGGCTTTTCGTGGTATTTTTATATCTACTTTTCTGATCCGGATACTTTTCTGGCCGTAATGGAAAAAGAAGCCACTGCCAGAGGAAACCGGGATGTAAAACCATTTACCAGATATTTAAGTTTTCCTGTACAAACCGGTGTTTGGATTTTTTACAGCGTGATAGGACTTATTTACCCAATGTTGATCAAAAGAGTGAAGCAGCCCAAAATCTATTCACTTTTCTTTTACTGGACTCTTTTTTCACTGATTTTATTATCATTGATTCCTTCAAAGAAAGAACGTTATCTCTTTCCAATGATGATACCGCTGGCAGCTACTACAGGCTATTATCTTCAATACCTTTTTCAGAGTTTTAATTTAAAAAGATGGGAACTCAATTTGAATACAATCATATTTACTGTACTTGCAATCGTATCTCTGTTTTTTTCAATAGGAGTTTACTTTCTGCCTCTGGAAACTGATATTATGACCGTTTTGTTTTCTATTACCACCTATCTTACCGGTATCGGAATCCTGTATTTTATATATGGGGACAGAAATTTTCAACATGCGTTTTGTGTCGTTATTCTACTGGTAATCGGAACAGGAATTTTTGGTATTCCTATTCTGGATGAGATGCTCAGCAATAATAAGAAATTTAAAAGCCTGGTTACGATCAAAGAAAAGATCCGTCAGGAAAATCTAAAACTATACTCCTATGCAGAATATTCACCGGAAGTTTGGTTCAGATACCAGGAAGTGATCCCTGAGATAAAACCTGGAGATTCACTTACCTATCCTGTAGAAAAAGAATTTTATCTCACGATGAACTCCAATAAGACTGAATTATTGAAACCTTTTAATCAGTTAGGCTGGAAGTCAGTCTACGTCGGAATGTTTGACGACAATGAGGAGGCTCCTCCTTCCAAAAACTATTCAGATAGAAAAATACATTACCTATATAAAATCACAGCTTATGATGAATCTAGACCAATCCTACTCAATTGTAATTCCACTTTATAA
- a CDS encoding CDP-alcohol phosphatidyltransferase family protein, with product MNFIKNNLANALTLANLFAGCIGAIHLILGDYQTTAICLILSAVFDFFDGFVARALKSNSNLGLQLDSLADMVSFGLIPGLTMYKALEPFGSQLLGFHLPFEVKYIGLTATTFSCLRLAIFNLDEEQRYYFKGLNTPTNTVLLFGLYYAFKEKGNFAFLFENELWLVVLTLVTSFLLISPVKMIAMKFKSKALKDNYPKIALLVGGIAILALFQIVGIPLLVIYYILVSLIFQKQLK from the coding sequence ATGAATTTTATAAAGAATAACCTGGCTAATGCCCTAACCCTGGCTAATTTATTTGCAGGGTGTATAGGGGCGATACATCTTATTTTAGGAGATTATCAGACAACAGCGATTTGTCTTATTCTTTCCGCTGTTTTCGACTTTTTTGATGGTTTTGTAGCCAGAGCCTTAAAATCAAATTCAAACCTGGGACTTCAGCTGGATTCTCTTGCTGATATGGTGAGTTTCGGATTAATTCCCGGACTTACTATGTATAAAGCATTGGAGCCTTTCGGATCACAATTACTCGGATTCCATTTACCGTTTGAAGTCAAGTATATCGGTTTAACTGCAACGACTTTTTCTTGCTTAAGACTGGCGATTTTCAATCTTGATGAGGAACAGAGATATTATTTTAAAGGACTGAATACTCCTACCAATACCGTTTTATTGTTTGGTTTATATTATGCTTTTAAGGAAAAAGGAAATTTCGCTTTCTTGTTTGAGAACGAATTATGGCTTGTTGTACTCACACTGGTTACTTCGTTCCTTCTGATAAGTCCTGTCAAAATGATTGCGATGAAGTTTAAATCTAAAGCATTAAAAGACAATTATCCCAAAATAGCATTACTGGTAGGCGGGATTGCAATTCTTGCCCTGTTTCAGATTGTGGGAATTCCACTACTCGTTATTTATTATATATTGGTATCTCTGATTTTTCAGAAACAACTGAAATAG
- a CDS encoding 3'-5' exonuclease translates to MNLKLHKPLCIFDLETTGTNIGKDRIVEICILKVNPDASRESKTWRVNPEMLIPKESSEIHGIYDEDIKDAPTFRDIASKVMEMIAGTDLGGFNSNRFDVPLLAEELLRVGMDFDLSKFKLVDAQTIFHKKEPRNLGAAYQFYCGKTLENAHSAEADVMATFEVLDAQVGKYDDIPNEIAPLSEFTFHNKNADLAGFIGYNEKMEAVFNFGKYKGQGVKAVFQKDLGYFGWLQNADFPLYTKKVFTKIQLSSKF, encoded by the coding sequence ATGAACTTAAAACTCCATAAACCGCTTTGTATTTTTGACCTGGAAACTACAGGAACAAACATCGGAAAAGACAGAATCGTTGAGATTTGTATTTTAAAGGTGAACCCTGATGCATCCAGAGAAAGTAAAACATGGCGTGTAAACCCTGAAATGCTGATTCCGAAAGAATCCAGTGAGATCCACGGAATTTATGATGAAGATATAAAGGATGCACCCACCTTCAGAGACATCGCTTCTAAAGTGATGGAAATGATCGCAGGGACAGATCTCGGAGGGTTTAATTCTAACAGATTTGATGTTCCGCTATTGGCCGAAGAGCTTTTAAGAGTAGGAATGGATTTTGATTTAAGCAAATTCAAATTGGTAGATGCACAAACTATTTTCCACAAAAAAGAGCCTAGAAATCTAGGAGCTGCTTATCAGTTTTATTGTGGAAAAACATTGGAAAATGCACACTCTGCAGAAGCGGATGTGATGGCCACTTTTGAAGTATTGGATGCTCAGGTGGGAAAATATGATGATATTCCCAATGAGATTGCTCCGTTAAGTGAATTTACTTTCCATAATAAAAATGCGGACCTTGCCGGATTTATCGGGTACAATGAGAAAATGGAAGCGGTCTTCAACTTCGGAAAGTATAAAGGGCAGGGAGTAAAAGCTGTATTCCAAAAGGATCTGGGATATTTCGGATGGCTTCAGAATGCAGATTTTCCGCTGTACACCAAGAAGGTTTTTACAAAGATTCAACTCTCAAGTAAATTTTAA
- a CDS encoding putative signal transducing protein, whose product MSNLVRFKFYETALEANRDKQILAENGINSFIANEQLIQSDWLLSQAVGGIQLQVFEDDVEKAKEVLQDYNENEKFSLEVEHTITDPEFDFVCPKCGSNHIYRDDSATSFFGISFLTSHKFKCYYCGNEFSHE is encoded by the coding sequence ATGTCAAACCTGGTTCGTTTTAAATTTTATGAAACTGCCCTTGAAGCCAACAGGGATAAACAGATATTGGCAGAAAATGGGATCAACAGTTTTATTGCGAATGAACAGTTGATACAATCTGACTGGCTGCTATCGCAAGCCGTAGGCGGAATACAGCTTCAGGTCTTTGAAGATGATGTAGAAAAGGCAAAAGAGGTTCTTCAGGATTATAATGAGAATGAAAAATTTTCTCTTGAGGTAGAGCACACCATTACTGATCCCGAATTTGATTTTGTATGCCCGAAATGTGGCTCCAATCATATCTACAGAGATGACAGCGCTACAAGCTTTTTTGGGATATCTTTTTTAACGAGTCATAAGTTCAAATGCTACTATTGTGGAAATGAGTTTTCCCACGAATAA
- a CDS encoding fumarylacetoacetate hydrolase family protein, with translation MKIICIGRNYSEHAKELGNEVPENPVIFMKPDTAILKGNDFYIPEFSNDIHYELEVVVKISKGGKYIQKDSAHKHYEEIGLGIDFTARDLQSELKGKGLPWELAKGFDGSAVVGNFFKKENYNLENLSFSLLKNKQKVQDGNTKEMIFNIDDIIAFASQYFTLRVGDLIFTGTPKGVGRVDENDILEAYLEDEKILDIRIL, from the coding sequence ATGAAGATCATCTGTATCGGAAGAAATTATAGTGAACATGCGAAAGAATTAGGAAATGAAGTTCCGGAGAATCCTGTTATTTTTATGAAACCGGATACCGCAATACTGAAGGGAAATGATTTTTATATCCCTGAATTTTCGAATGATATCCATTACGAACTGGAAGTGGTTGTAAAAATATCAAAAGGCGGAAAGTACATTCAGAAAGATTCTGCCCATAAACATTATGAAGAAATTGGCCTGGGAATAGATTTTACGGCCAGAGATCTTCAAAGTGAACTGAAAGGGAAAGGTCTTCCATGGGAGCTTGCCAAAGGATTCGATGGTTCTGCTGTCGTTGGAAATTTCTTTAAAAAGGAAAATTATAATCTTGAAAACCTGTCATTTTCACTCTTAAAAAACAAACAAAAGGTTCAGGATGGCAATACAAAGGAGATGATATTCAATATTGATGATATTATTGCTTTTGCTTCCCAATATTTTACTTTGAGAGTGGGTGACCTTATTTTTACGGGAACACCAAAAGGGGTTGGAAGAGTGGATGAAAATGATATTCTGGAAGCTTACCTTGAGGACGAAAAAATCCTTGATATCCGAATATTATAA
- a CDS encoding universal stress protein yields the protein MINIVLPVDFGDKTDQLVEGAIKFAKQLNGRIYLIHVAPSDIGFAIGDMGFQYFPEVEANEIREELVQLNKIEQRIIAHDIDCEHLLKQGLAKDIILEHAKDKNADYIVMGSHGRSGIYDVFVGSLTKGITKSSSIPVLVLPIHD from the coding sequence ATGATAAATATTGTATTGCCCGTAGATTTTGGGGACAAGACAGACCAATTGGTGGAAGGTGCCATAAAATTTGCAAAACAGCTTAACGGCAGAATTTACCTGATCCATGTAGCGCCATCGGATATTGGCTTTGCCATCGGTGATATGGGATTTCAATATTTTCCGGAGGTAGAGGCCAATGAAATCAGAGAAGAACTGGTTCAGCTCAATAAAATTGAACAAAGAATCATTGCTCATGATATCGATTGTGAACACCTTTTAAAACAAGGGCTTGCCAAGGATATAATTCTGGAACACGCTAAGGATAAAAATGCAGATTATATTGTAATGGGATCTCACGGAAGAAGTGGAATTTATGATGTATTTGTAGGAAGCCTTACCAAAGGAATTACAAAGAGTTCCAGCATCCCGGTTCTGGTACTTCCTATCCACGACTAA
- a CDS encoding DUF6341 family protein yields MTSFFLFLSKVFKWSFGFFDTFGNVLNWILFTVCCVLFTYWCYVLVVTLGGDKDKDYYSPTEGKNPYYDPNIYKKEG; encoded by the coding sequence ATGACGTCTTTCTTTCTATTCTTAAGCAAAGTTTTTAAATGGAGTTTCGGTTTCTTTGATACTTTCGGTAATGTGTTAAACTGGATTTTATTTACAGTTTGCTGTGTACTATTTACTTATTGGTGCTATGTACTGGTGGTAACATTAGGTGGCGACAAAGATAAAGACTATTATTCTCCAACGGAAGGTAAGAATCCTTACTATGATCCGAATATCTATAAAAAAGAAGGTTAA
- a CDS encoding DUF6427 family protein, whose amino-acid sequence MFKLLSKESNIFSIPVYIGFLLLVVIIFNILNFNTYEAIIAGITFLGIALGYFCFHSIALNYQTHLPLFLYTCFVFGLYPGNLDIGIAVSLLTNSFLILLLTSADEDIRKKSYVLVGAIVALNFIFLPTTWPMAVFVIIHVIATSAKIGLNLFRFLLGIVMIAFSYFSVMYFVQFTTWNIDYFPFGRMKPVTDYTELLPLIPVILMLIYAVYDHFQNYNKKSPISRYKYTFLLVFSLAQLATIILYMNKNYEYLLLLAFPSSIILSRMMRFLPKYWMQEAGLWLIIISLLTFKAGTVFDLF is encoded by the coding sequence ATGTTTAAATTACTTTCAAAAGAAAGCAATATTTTTTCAATTCCTGTTTATATTGGTTTTCTTCTTTTAGTAGTAATAATATTTAACATACTGAATTTCAACACTTATGAAGCTATTATTGCCGGAATAACTTTTCTGGGAATTGCTTTGGGATATTTTTGTTTTCACAGTATTGCTCTTAATTATCAGACTCATCTTCCTTTATTCTTATATACCTGTTTTGTTTTTGGGTTATATCCCGGAAATCTGGACATAGGAATAGCGGTTTCATTGCTTACGAATTCATTTCTCATTCTTCTTCTCACCAGTGCAGATGAAGACATCAGAAAAAAATCTTATGTGCTGGTAGGAGCAATTGTGGCACTGAACTTTATTTTCCTTCCCACCACGTGGCCAATGGCTGTTTTTGTGATCATTCACGTAATTGCAACTTCTGCCAAAATAGGATTAAACCTGTTCAGATTTCTTCTGGGAATTGTGATGATTGCATTCAGCTACTTTTCTGTGATGTATTTTGTTCAGTTCACCACCTGGAATATCGATTACTTTCCTTTCGGAAGGATGAAGCCTGTCACAGATTATACGGAACTATTGCCTTTAATTCCGGTTATTCTGATGCTTATTTATGCAGTATATGACCATTTTCAAAACTATAATAAGAAAAGCCCGATAAGCAGATACAAATATACTTTTCTGCTGGTCTTTTCCCTGGCGCAGCTTGCTACCATTATTCTTTACATGAATAAAAACTATGAATATCTGCTGTTATTAGCATTTCCTTCAAGTATTATTCTGAGCAGAATGATGAGATTTTTACCCAAATATTGGATGCAGGAGGCCGGCTTATGGCTTATCATTATTAGTTTACTTACCTTTAAAGCGGGTACAGTTTTTGACTTATTTTAA
- a CDS encoding DUF3109 family protein yields MIQIDDKLISEEIFSEEFVCNLTKCKGACCVEGDVGAPLDKDELEILDSIFDKIKPYLTQEGVKALEEQGTWTTDPHDGMYVTPMVEDRECAYVTFDEKGITKCGIEKAYEDGAVEWQKPISCHLYPIRVTEYSAFTALNYHEWNVCSDACTLGKELQVPVYKFLKTPLIRKYGEEFYTVLSGVAEEWKKEYGS; encoded by the coding sequence ATGATTCAGATAGACGATAAATTGATTTCCGAGGAAATTTTTTCCGAAGAATTTGTTTGCAACCTTACCAAATGTAAGGGAGCATGTTGTGTGGAAGGAGATGTAGGAGCTCCGTTGGATAAAGACGAGCTTGAAATATTGGACAGTATTTTTGATAAAATAAAACCTTATCTTACTCAGGAAGGCGTTAAAGCCCTTGAAGAACAGGGAACATGGACTACTGATCCGCACGACGGAATGTATGTTACTCCAATGGTGGAGGACCGCGAATGTGCTTATGTAACGTTTGATGAAAAAGGAATTACCAAATGTGGTATTGAAAAAGCTTATGAAGACGGCGCAGTAGAATGGCAGAAACCTATTTCCTGTCACCTGTACCCTATCCGTGTTACAGAATATTCTGCATTCACGGCTTTAAACTATCATGAATGGAATGTATGCAGTGATGCCTGTACGCTTGGAAAAGAACTTCAGGTTCCTGTATATAAGTTCTTAAAAACACCATTGATCAGAAAGTACGGTGAAGAATTTTATACTGTTCTGAGCGGAGTTGCTGAAGAATGGAAAAAAGAATATGGTTCTTAA
- a CDS encoding M16 family metallopeptidase, whose translation MKKRLFSMAVFCLISSSIFGQNIPLDPSVKMGTLSNGMKYYIRKNALPEKKVDFRLAINAGSILEDENQRGLAHFMEHMNFNGTKNFPDNQLVDFLQSIGVKFGQHLNAYTSFDETVYMLPVPLDKPANLDAGLKVMEDWAFNATLSDEQINKERGVVLEELRLGLGADKRMQDKYLPKQLYKSQYAERLPIGKKEVLENFNPDLLRKFHQDWYRPDLMAIIVVGDINVEEVEKKIKDNFGKYKKVLHPKERKSFDLPNHKETLVAIETDPDATSSGVQFIIKDTEAYKPDVTVEQYNQRIVEGLVNIMLNSRLGELINSTNPPFTYGSVYHGGTYARTKEAFQGAAATKDGDQLNALKVLLQEVERAKRFGFTPSELERAKIQILSSYEWAYNNRDKNESNELIGGYVDNFLRQEPMPDITWEYNQVKKFLPGVSLAQTNEIIGKLVKDDSRVVVITGPEKNNITMPTEAMVLDTFEKLKLADLKPYQEKTKAESLVKPFKSEGKITKTETDAKLGTTTWTLNNGAKVTFKKTDFKDDEIVFAALGLGGSSIIPDADYSKTEFAFDALLEAGLGGLSKTDLTHYLAGKQVSASSYISGMTEGVSGTSSKKDLKTAMELIYACFTDLNYDQNSFNAYRTKKSAMLTHVESDPEYYFSNEYAKFVNQKNPRFIGLSPTEKDWANTDYKKAYDIYRQKFANAGNFHFYFVGNVDESQLKSEVLHYIASLPATGKSSTFKDTGYRPIEGEFTKVYKKGKEPKSLITISYSGETPYNEKEAFALSALGEVTTIKVLEKLRENESGIYGGGASGGLSKIPYGSYSFSINFPCGPENVDKLTKSALAELQKLIDKGPEQKDLDKYKEGEYNEYKTSLKDNGFWLQGIAQNQVDGSDQYAILNYQDKVKALTVKDLQDVAKKYLSKGRKIAILMPEDGWENAKTAEPDFNVTNGTGVKQ comes from the coding sequence ATGAAGAAAAGATTATTTTCAATGGCGGTTTTCTGCCTGATCTCCTCAAGCATTTTCGGACAAAATATTCCTTTAGACCCTTCCGTAAAAATGGGTACCCTTTCGAACGGGATGAAATATTATATCAGGAAAAATGCACTTCCGGAAAAGAAAGTAGATTTTCGTTTGGCGATCAACGCCGGATCTATTCTTGAAGATGAAAATCAAAGAGGGCTCGCTCACTTTATGGAGCACATGAATTTTAATGGAACCAAAAACTTTCCGGACAATCAATTAGTAGATTTTCTACAATCAATCGGAGTGAAATTTGGACAGCATCTTAATGCCTACACTAGTTTTGATGAAACCGTTTATATGCTTCCCGTTCCATTGGATAAACCGGCAAATCTGGATGCCGGATTGAAGGTGATGGAAGATTGGGCATTTAATGCAACTCTTTCTGATGAACAGATTAATAAAGAAAGAGGAGTTGTATTGGAAGAACTTAGATTGGGCCTTGGTGCAGATAAAAGAATGCAGGATAAATATCTTCCAAAACAATTGTATAAATCGCAATATGCAGAAAGACTTCCGATTGGTAAAAAAGAAGTACTGGAAAATTTCAACCCGGACTTGCTCAGAAAATTTCATCAGGATTGGTACAGACCGGATCTGATGGCAATTATAGTCGTGGGAGATATTAATGTAGAAGAAGTTGAAAAGAAGATAAAGGATAATTTTGGTAAGTATAAAAAAGTTTTACACCCAAAAGAAAGAAAAAGTTTTGATCTTCCGAATCACAAAGAAACCCTTGTGGCCATTGAGACAGATCCTGATGCAACCAGTTCGGGAGTACAATTTATAATTAAAGATACTGAAGCCTATAAGCCGGATGTAACGGTGGAGCAATATAATCAGCGCATTGTAGAAGGTCTTGTGAATATCATGTTGAACAGTAGGTTGGGAGAACTTATTAACTCAACAAACCCTCCGTTTACCTATGGTTCGGTGTATCATGGTGGAACGTATGCGAGAACAAAAGAGGCTTTCCAGGGAGCTGCAGCTACCAAAGATGGCGATCAGCTGAATGCATTGAAAGTTCTTTTACAAGAAGTTGAAAGAGCCAAAAGATTCGGGTTTACACCATCTGAACTGGAAAGAGCAAAAATACAGATCCTTTCTTCTTATGAATGGGCTTATAATAATCGTGATAAGAATGAAAGCAATGAACTGATCGGTGGATATGTCGATAACTTTCTGAGACAAGAGCCGATGCCGGATATTACCTGGGAATATAATCAGGTTAAAAAGTTTTTGCCTGGTGTAAGTCTCGCACAAACAAACGAAATCATTGGTAAACTAGTAAAAGATGATAGCAGAGTAGTGGTGATTACAGGCCCTGAGAAGAACAATATTACGATGCCAACAGAAGCTATGGTTCTGGATACATTTGAGAAATTAAAATTAGCTGATCTCAAGCCATACCAGGAAAAAACTAAAGCTGAGAGTTTGGTAAAACCTTTCAAGTCTGAAGGAAAAATTACGAAGACAGAAACGGACGCAAAACTTGGAACCACAACATGGACTTTAAATAACGGAGCAAAAGTTACTTTTAAGAAAACTGATTTCAAAGATGATGAAATTGTATTTGCAGCATTGGGTTTAGGAGGTAGTTCAATAATTCCCGATGCTGATTACAGCAAAACAGAATTTGCTTTCGATGCTTTATTGGAAGCCGGATTAGGAGGTCTCTCCAAAACTGATCTTACCCATTATCTGGCAGGCAAACAAGTGAGTGCAAGTTCCTATATCAGCGGAATGACAGAAGGGGTTTCAGGAACAAGTTCTAAAAAAGATCTAAAGACGGCTATGGAGCTTATATATGCTTGTTTTACAGACTTAAATTACGATCAGAATTCCTTTAATGCTTATAGAACAAAAAAGTCTGCGATGCTTACTCATGTGGAGTCGGATCCGGAATATTATTTTTCCAACGAATATGCAAAGTTTGTCAATCAGAAGAATCCAAGATTTATCGGGCTTTCTCCTACAGAAAAAGATTGGGCTAATACAGACTATAAAAAAGCATATGACATCTACAGACAGAAATTTGCCAATGCAGGTAATTTTCACTTCTATTTTGTAGGAAATGTTGATGAGTCTCAGCTTAAAAGTGAAGTGCTGCATTATATTGCCAGCCTTCCTGCAACAGGAAAATCTTCTACTTTTAAAGATACCGGTTACCGACCTATAGAAGGTGAGTTTACAAAAGTGTACAAAAAAGGGAAAGAGCCTAAAAGCCTCATAACGATTTCTTACAGCGGAGAAACTCCATACAATGAAAAAGAAGCATTTGCCCTGTCGGCACTTGGAGAAGTTACAACAATTAAAGTTCTTGAAAAACTCAGAGAAAATGAAAGCGGTATTTATGGCGGAGGAGCAAGCGGAGGCTTAAGTAAAATTCCTTACGGCAGCTATAGCTTTAGCATCAATTTCCCTTGTGGACCTGAAAATGTAGACAAGCTTACAAAAAGTGCTCTGGCTGAACTTCAGAAACTTATTGATAAAGGTCCAGAACAAAAAGATCTGGATAAATATAAAGAAGGAGAATACAACGAATATAAAACAAGCCTTAAAGATAACGGATTCTGGTTGCAGGGAATTGCCCAAAACCAGGTAGACGGAAGTGACCAATATGCTATTCTGAACTATCAAGATAAAGTAAAAGCACTTACGGTAAAAGACCTGCAGGATGTTGCGAAGAAATATCTGTCTAAAGGCAGAAAGATTGCCATTCTTATGCCGGAAGATGGATGGGAAAATGCAAAAACAGCTGAACCCGATTTCAATGTTACAAATGGAACAGGAGTTAAACAATAA